One bacterium genomic window, AGTGTTGTGGCCCCCTCGCAAGAGGGGTATGGATGGGGTCTGTGGATCGTATCGAAAGGGGGACAAAATGAATAATATGAATAATGTGAAGGGAGCGTTCCTGATCGCGGTTCTCGCAACGATGGCCCTTGTAGCCGTTGCCTGCAGCCGTCCGATCTCAAGGGAGGTTGTGATAAGGGGACCTCAGCCTCCGGCCTTGCCGCCGAGCGCGGCTGCGGGCTGTCCGGCTTCGGCGCCGCAGATTCCAATCATCGGCCAGATCGCCCCGTCGTTCACGGCGGAGACTACACAAGGGACGATAAATTTTCCTGAGGATTACAAGGGCAAGTGGACCATCCTCTTCAGCCACCCCGCTGACTTCACCCCGGTTTGCACGACCGAGTTCATGACATTCGCATCCATGGAACCCGAGTTCGAGAAACTCAACACCAAGCTTGTAGGCCTTTCCATCGACAGCGTCTACAGCCACATCGCATGGCTGCGCACGATAAAGGAGAAAGCAAAATACAAGGGCATGTCGGGCGTGGAGGTGAATTTTCCGCTGATCGCCGACATCAAGATGGACGTGGCAAAGAAATACGGGATGCTGCAGCCCACGGCAAGCGACACCAAGGCGGTGCGCGCGGTTTTCTTCATCGACCCGGAATCCAAGATCCGTGCGATGATCTACTATCCGCTCTCCAACGGCCGCAACTTCCAGGAGATCAAGAGGCTTCTTGTGGCCATGCAGACCGCTGACAGGGAAAAGGTGGCTACGCCGGCCGACTGGCAGCCGGGCGACGACGTGATCGTGCCTCCGCCGGGTAGCTGCGGACAGGCCAAGGAGCGCGTGGACGGCGCGGCGCAAGCCGGCATGAACTGTGAGGACTGGTTCCTCTGCTTCAAGAAACTCCCGTAAATCGTTTCCTTGACCCGGCAGCTCAATCCTAATAAGAAGCCTAATTCATTGACTGGGCGGCACTTTCTGGGCTATGTGTCGCATAATTTTCCAGGGGGTTGGGATGGCTGAAAAACGCAAATTCGAGCAGGCCATGTCCGAGCTCGAATCGGTGGTGAAAAACCTCGAGTCCGGCGACATGACGCTCGATCAATCGCTGGCCGCGTTTGAGAAGGGGGTCTCGCTCGCGCGCGAGTGCGAGGAGAAGCTCACCGAGGCCAAGGGCAAGATCGAACAGCTTATAAAGGATTCCGAGGGCAGGGCCAAGATCGCACCGCTGGAAGTGAAATAGATCCGACGCGAGGGGAAGATGGATTTCAACGCATACATGAAGGAGCGCGCAGGTTGGCTTGAAGCTGCGCTCACGAGATCGATTCAGGACGAGTCCATCCCGGAGACTTTGCGCCGTGCGATGCGCTACAGCCTTGAGGCAGGGGGCAAGCGCCTGAGACCCATGCTCTGCTTCGCAGGCGCCGAGGCTGTGGGCGGCAGTGCGGACCGCGTGATGCCGGTGGCGGCGGCGCTGGAGATGATCCACACCTTCTCGCTCATCCACGACGATCTGCCCGCCATGGACGACGACTCGATGAGGCGCGGCAAGCCCACGAGCCACAAGGTCTTCGGCGAGGCGATCGCGATACTCGCCGGCGACGGGCTCCTGGCCGAAGCGTTCTCCGTGCTCTCCGTTCTTCACGGCGGGGTTGCGCCGGAGCTCATGCTCGCCACGATCAACGACATCGCCTCCGCGACCGGAGGCCGCGGCATGACAGGCGGCCAGGTCATAGACATCGAGTCCACGAAGGCCTCTCTCGACGAGGCCGCCCTGGCCAGGCTCCATCGCTACAAGACCGGCGCCCTGATCAAGGTTTCGGCGACCTCCGGCGCCCGCATCTGCGGCGCGACGCATGAACAGCTGGAGGCGCTCGGTCGCTATGGCGAGTGCGTGGGGCTGGCCTTCCAGATCGCGGACGACATACTGGACGTGGAAGGAGATGAGAAGCTCATCGGCAAGGATGTGGGCTCTGATCAGGCCAAGGGCAAGTCCACGTATCCCGCGGCCATCGGGCTTGCGGCCTCCAAGGGGCAGGCGAAGGCCCTCGTCGACCAGGCTCTCTCCGCAGTCTCCATCTTCGGCGAGGCGGCCGAGCCCTTGAGGCAGATCGCAAGATACACGGTGGAGCGAAAGAGATGAACCAGCACACCTGCGAACTCAGGCTCTCCACACGCGAGCCGATCGAATTCATAGACATCACGGAAGATGTGAAGAAGGCGTTTTCCGCGAGCGGGGTGACCGACGGCGCGGTCACGATCTTCACCAGGCACACCACTACCGCGGTGAAGGTGAACGAGCGCTGCGAGAGACTGCAGAACGACATGTGCGAGATGCTGAAACAAGCGGTTCCACCTCGCAGCTACATGCACGACGAGGCGACGATCGACGGGAGGCAAAACGCCAGGGGACACCTCATGGCGATGTTCCTGAACAGCTCGGAGACGATTCCCGTCTCCAAGGGCAAGCTTGCGCTGGGCCGCTGGCAGTCCGTCTTCTTCGTGGAGCTCGACGGTCCGCGCACAGGCCGCGAGGTCGTGATCAAGGTAATCGGAGCCTAGTCCGGCATCGGGAGACATCATGGACGCACTCGAAAGACAGGGTTTCTTCGCGGATGAGGATTCGATCGATCGCGACTCCTACCTCATCTTCACGTATCTCATGGAGTGCGCGGGGGATCCTCGCGCCGCCGCGGCGGAGCTTGCGCGCGAGCAGTCGACCGCGCAGTGGGAGCGGCCCGGGTTCGAGGGGGACTTCAGGCCGCAGTACGGGGCCAAGGTGATCGGCGTCGAGATCCTGGACGAGTCCGTGGGTTCCCTGTTTATCTCCGACGGATCGGACAGGCGGCGCTGTTTGCGCGCGGGGGTCCGCATCGCGCATCCGCACGCAAACTTCGGCGCCAGGATCCCGAACCTCCTCACCGCGGCCATGGGCGAGGGCGCGTTTTTCTCCCCGGGCGTTACGTCGATCAAACTTTTGGACATCGAGTTCCCAGATGCGTATCTCGCCGGCTTTGCCGGGCCCGCGATCGGCGTGCGAGGGATCAGGGAGAGGCTGCGCGTCGAAGGCAGGCCCCTGTTCTTCGGCGTGGTGAAGCCCAACGTGGGCCTCGATCCGGCGAGCTTCGCCTCGATAGCGAAGGAGGCGTGGCTCGGGGGGCTGGACGCGGCCAAGGACGACGAGATGCTGGCGGATCCCTGCTACTCGCCTTTTGAGGAACGCACGCGTCTCGCAGGGGCGGCGAGGAGAGAGGCGGAGGACGCGACAGGGGAGCCGAAGATGTTCGTCGCCAACGTCACCGACGAGATAGACCGCGTGTTTGAGCTCGCGGATATCGCTGCGAGGAACGGTGCGAACGCGGTCATGCTGAACGTCATGGCCGTGGGCCTCTCCGCGGTGCGGGCGCTGAGAAGGCGCACGGAGCTGCCCATCGTGGCGCACTTCGATTGCATAGCGCCGATGTCGAGGCACCCGTATTTCGGCGTTTCGACGACCCTCATGACGAAGCTGCAGCGCATCTGCGGATGCGACGCGATAATCATGCCCGGCTTCGGGGCCAGGATGATGACCCCCGATGAAGAGGTGATCGCCAACGCGGACGCCGCGAGCTCTTTGCTGGGTCCGATCGCGGGGGCCCTGCCTGTGCCGGGCGGCAGCGATTGGGCTGGGACCTTGCCCGCCATGTACGACAAGCTGCGCACCATCGACTTCGGCATTGTGCCG contains:
- a CDS encoding peroxiredoxin; amino-acid sequence: MNNMNNVKGAFLIAVLATMALVAVACSRPISREVVIRGPQPPALPPSAAAGCPASAPQIPIIGQIAPSFTAETTQGTINFPEDYKGKWTILFSHPADFTPVCTTEFMTFASMEPEFEKLNTKLVGLSIDSVYSHIAWLRTIKEKAKYKGMSGVEVNFPLIADIKMDVAKKYGMLQPTASDTKAVRAVFFIDPESKIRAMIYYPLSNGRNFQEIKRLLVAMQTADREKVATPADWQPGDDVIVPPPGSCGQAKERVDGAAQAGMNCEDWFLCFKKLP
- the xseB gene encoding exodeoxyribonuclease VII small subunit, which translates into the protein MAEKRKFEQAMSELESVVKNLESGDMTLDQSLAAFEKGVSLARECEEKLTEAKGKIEQLIKDSEGRAKIAPLEVK
- a CDS encoding polyprenyl synthetase family protein → MDFNAYMKERAGWLEAALTRSIQDESIPETLRRAMRYSLEAGGKRLRPMLCFAGAEAVGGSADRVMPVAAALEMIHTFSLIHDDLPAMDDDSMRRGKPTSHKVFGEAIAILAGDGLLAEAFSVLSVLHGGVAPELMLATINDIASATGGRGMTGGQVIDIESTKASLDEAALARLHRYKTGALIKVSATSGARICGATHEQLEALGRYGECVGLAFQIADDILDVEGDEKLIGKDVGSDQAKGKSTYPAAIGLAASKGQAKALVDQALSAVSIFGEAAEPLRQIARYTVERKR
- a CDS encoding secondary thiamine-phosphate synthase enzyme YjbQ; the encoded protein is MNQHTCELRLSTREPIEFIDITEDVKKAFSASGVTDGAVTIFTRHTTTAVKVNERCERLQNDMCEMLKQAVPPRSYMHDEATIDGRQNARGHLMAMFLNSSETIPVSKGKLALGRWQSVFFVELDGPRTGREVVIKVIGA
- a CDS encoding RuBisCO large subunit C-terminal-like domain-containing protein, with the protein product MDALERQGFFADEDSIDRDSYLIFTYLMECAGDPRAAAAELAREQSTAQWERPGFEGDFRPQYGAKVIGVEILDESVGSLFISDGSDRRRCLRAGVRIAHPHANFGARIPNLLTAAMGEGAFFSPGVTSIKLLDIEFPDAYLAGFAGPAIGVRGIRERLRVEGRPLFFGVVKPNVGLDPASFASIAKEAWLGGLDAAKDDEMLADPCYSPFEERTRLAGAARREAEDATGEPKMFVANVTDEIDRVFELADIAARNGANAVMLNVMAVGLSAVRALRRRTELPIVAHFDCIAPMSRHPYFGVSTTLMTKLQRICGCDAIIMPGFGARMMTPDEEVIANADAASSLLGPIAGALPVPGGSDWAGTLPAMYDKLRTIDFGIVPGRGVFGHPDGPRAGAASLRQAWEAIVSRVDVRDHARERPELARAIEAFGAGSKKDEESELMVRSARGFTGVPIVIRHS